The Chloroflexota bacterium genome has a window encoding:
- a CDS encoding cupin domain-containing protein — protein sequence MAAAPDKPRPDLLSRTPAYQNGGFTYDRWMEAQGLPIHRGYYIGDLRTAPLGRWDERECDAAFIQLMGQEGVSEARISEIRPGATLPPLKLAVDELIYVVEGRGLTTVWPSEGAAKTTFEWQTRSMFVVPHNFTHQLSNAQGDRPVRLLHYNYLPVAMSAVQDPSIFFNNPVGVGESVEDQLYAEARGITGEIQGMPAPGSFWYGNFFPDMGAWDKLVPFRGRGAGGTTVFVGFPGSELSCHMSVFPARTYKRAHRHGPGRVIVIPRGEGFSILWEEGKEKIVVPWHEASLFVPPNRWFHQHFNLGGEPARYLAFHPLRQFSGHAESVQDRARDQIDYTAEEPWVREKFEAELAQRGLSTGMPPEAYTIPNYEWGYD from the coding sequence ATGGCCGCTGCGCCGGATAAACCGCGACCAGACCTCTTGAGCCGCACGCCCGCGTACCAGAACGGCGGGTTCACCTACGACCGGTGGATGGAAGCCCAGGGGCTGCCCATTCACCGGGGCTACTACATCGGAGACCTGCGCACTGCGCCGCTCGGTCGCTGGGACGAGCGGGAGTGCGACGCCGCCTTCATTCAGCTCATGGGGCAGGAGGGCGTGAGCGAGGCGCGGATCAGCGAGATCCGCCCTGGGGCCACGCTGCCGCCGCTGAAGCTGGCGGTCGACGAGCTGATCTACGTCGTCGAGGGGCGCGGTCTCACCACCGTCTGGCCCTCCGAGGGGGCGGCGAAGACCACCTTCGAGTGGCAGACGCGGAGCATGTTCGTCGTACCGCACAACTTCACCCACCAGCTCTCCAACGCGCAGGGCGACCGCCCCGTGCGCCTGCTCCACTACAACTACCTTCCCGTCGCCATGTCGGCCGTCCAGGATCCGTCCATCTTCTTCAACAACCCGGTCGGGGTGGGAGAGTCCGTCGAGGACCAGCTCTACGCCGAGGCGCGCGGGATCACCGGAGAGATCCAGGGGATGCCGGCGCCGGGCTCGTTCTGGTACGGCAACTTCTTCCCGGACATGGGCGCCTGGGACAAGCTGGTGCCATTTCGGGGCCGGGGCGCGGGCGGCACAACGGTCTTCGTCGGGTTCCCCGGCTCAGAGCTGTCCTGCCACATGTCGGTGTTCCCCGCCCGAACCTACAAGCGCGCGCACCGACACGGACCCGGGCGCGTCATCGTGATCCCGCGCGGCGAGGGCTTCTCGATCCTGTGGGAAGAGGGGAAGGAGAAGATCGTGGTCCCGTGGCACGAGGCGAGCCTCTTCGTCCCGCCGAACCGCTGGTTCCACCAGCACTTCAACCTGGGCGGCGAGCCGGCGCGCTACCTCGCCTTTCATCCGCTGCGCCAGTTCTCGGGCCATGCCGAGAGCGTGCAGGATCGAGCCCGCGACCAGATCGACTACACGGCCGAGGAGCCGTGGGTTCGGGAGAAATTCGAGGCGGAGCTGGCGCAGCGGGGGCTCAGCACGGGGATGCCGCCGGAGGCGTACACGATTCCCAACTACGAGTGGGGGTACGACTGA